A single window of Undibacterium sp. 5I1 DNA harbors:
- a CDS encoding carbohydrate ABC transporter permease, translating into MVANSFKSSAANNPNRSRLNIGRVLIYVLLFLCALYYLAPLYVMLTTSVKSLDEIRSGNLLDFPLHPNTAAWAKAWGSACTGVQCDGLAPYFWNSVKMVIPAVLISTLIGSLNGYVLAHWRFRGSEILFTGLMVGCFIPFQVVILPMARLLGLMHLANTTAGLILVHVIYGMAFTTLFFRNYYVSVPEELVKAARIDGAGFLTIYRRIIFPLSLPIFMVCFIWQFTQIWNDFLFGVVFGGSDAQPVTVALNNLVNTSTGVTEYNVNMAAAIIAALPTLGLYLIAGKYFVRGLTAGAVKG; encoded by the coding sequence ATGGTCGCTAATTCCTTTAAGTCATCTGCAGCAAATAATCCCAATCGCTCGCGGCTAAATATCGGTCGTGTCTTGATCTACGTGCTCTTATTTTTATGTGCACTGTATTACCTGGCACCCTTGTATGTGATGCTCACCACGTCAGTCAAATCACTAGATGAAATCCGGAGTGGAAATTTACTCGATTTTCCTTTGCATCCAAATACTGCCGCCTGGGCAAAGGCTTGGGGCTCCGCCTGCACTGGTGTGCAATGTGATGGACTGGCACCGTATTTTTGGAACTCCGTCAAAATGGTGATACCGGCAGTCTTGATCTCCACCCTGATCGGTTCACTGAACGGGTATGTACTAGCGCACTGGCGCTTTCGCGGATCAGAAATTTTATTTACGGGCTTGATGGTCGGTTGCTTTATCCCATTTCAGGTCGTGATATTACCGATGGCGCGCTTGCTGGGTCTGATGCATCTGGCCAACACAACAGCGGGTTTGATATTAGTGCATGTGATTTATGGCATGGCATTTACAACGCTGTTTTTCCGTAATTATTATGTATCGGTGCCAGAAGAATTGGTCAAAGCTGCCCGCATCGACGGTGCAGGATTCTTGACTATTTATCGCCGGATTATTTTCCCCTTGTCCTTGCCAATTTTTATGGTGTGCTTTATCTGGCAGTTTACGCAGATCTGGAATGACTTCTTATTTGGCGTGGTGTTCGGCGGCTCTGATGCGCAACCAGTCACCGTTGCCCTAAACAATCTGGTCAATACTTCGACAGGTGTGACGGAATATAACGTCAATATGGCAGCGGCGATTATCGCAGCACTACCGACATTGGGGCTGTATCTGATCGCAGGAAAATATTTCGTCCGGGGGCTGACTGCCGGCGCGGTCAAAGGCTGA
- a CDS encoding sn-glycerol-3-phosphate ABC transporter ATP-binding protein UgpC: MASLSIRNVRKVYPNGAEILKGINLEIQDGEFLILVGGSGCGKSTLLNMIAGLEPISDGEIYIGDRCINDVPAKSRDIAMVFQSYALYPTMTVRENISFGLGIRKVPKDEQKKIVERVAETLQITHLLDRKPALLSGGQRQRVAMGRAIARDPTLFLFDEPLSNLDAKLRVEMRAEIKLMHQRLGTTIVYVTHDQIEAMTLGDKIAVMKDGVVQQFGSPQDIYDQPNNLFVAGFIGSPSMNFLKGKLVPHANGLAFTLEHAGQTSLLPLPTSFAEQLKAGQWAEREIILGIRPEHVTDTISARRSESEEDYRPTEVDCKVELTEPTGPDTLAFIWFNQSRITCRTHPRAMALPGKNMRLAFDLSKAILFDPKTELRIG; the protein is encoded by the coding sequence ATGGCAAGTTTATCCATACGCAATGTACGCAAGGTCTATCCCAACGGCGCGGAGATATTAAAGGGCATCAATCTTGAGATTCAAGATGGCGAGTTTTTAATCCTAGTCGGTGGCTCTGGTTGTGGCAAATCCACCTTACTGAATATGATCGCCGGCTTAGAGCCTATTTCTGATGGCGAGATTTATATCGGTGATCGCTGCATCAACGATGTTCCTGCCAAATCGCGTGATATCGCTATGGTATTTCAGTCGTACGCACTGTATCCAACCATGACCGTCAGAGAAAATATCTCGTTTGGATTAGGCATACGCAAAGTACCTAAAGACGAACAAAAAAAGATCGTAGAGCGGGTTGCCGAGACTTTACAAATCACCCACTTGCTAGATCGTAAACCAGCCTTGCTGTCCGGTGGACAACGTCAACGGGTCGCCATGGGTCGTGCTATTGCCCGCGATCCAACGCTGTTTTTATTTGACGAGCCGCTCTCTAATCTGGATGCAAAACTGCGGGTAGAAATGCGCGCTGAAATTAAGTTGATGCACCAACGACTAGGCACGACGATCGTCTATGTTACCCATGATCAGATTGAGGCGATGACGCTGGGCGACAAAATCGCCGTGATGAAAGATGGCGTGGTACAGCAATTCGGTAGTCCGCAAGATATTTACGATCAACCTAATAATTTGTTTGTCGCAGGATTTATTGGCTCACCTTCAATGAACTTCTTAAAAGGCAAATTAGTTCCGCATGCTAATGGACTGGCATTTACTCTAGAGCATGCAGGTCAGACGAGTTTGTTGCCTCTACCGACCTCTTTTGCAGAACAACTCAAAGCAGGGCAATGGGCGGAGCGCGAGATCATACTCGGCATACGACCTGAACATGTGACCGACACTATCAGCGCCCGCCGCTCAGAAAGTGAAGAAGATTATCGCCCTACAGAAGTCGACTGCAAAGTCGAACTAACCGAGCCAACTGGCCCTGACACCTTAGCATTTATCTGGTTTAACCAAAGTCGTATCACCTGCCGCACTCATCCGCGCGCGATGGCTTTACCAGGCAAAAATATGCGTCTGGCATTTGATTTGTCAAAGGCTATTTTGTTTGATCCGAAGACAGAACTGCGCATCGGTTGA